One window of the Salminus brasiliensis chromosome 1, fSalBra1.hap2, whole genome shotgun sequence genome contains the following:
- the LOC140557320 gene encoding neurexophilin-1 yields the protein MLTSSELCRNMSQSASSRASCSAATDWSTVHNGECVPETTKLQQRERSEFAVKELGADPASLKALNVKNGTNRPPIEPFLLPDMTLHPLGQRTRSRPPTKTGKMRKMFGWGDFHCNVRTASMDLLIKGKIVDHGNGTFSVNFLCNTSGQGNVSVELAPPTKIVEFGLTQELTEKSVESKLFNCRIESEKVEQSSRGPWCRNNPSKSCESQQTHSHISWLCAKPFKVICVYVSFYSMDYKLLQKVCPDYNYHSDAPYFPSG from the exons ATGTTGACGTCATCAGAGCTGTGCCGGAACATGTCCCAGTCCGCGTCATCAAGAGCGTCCTGCAGCGCGGCCACTGATTGGTCC ACTGTCCATAATGGAGAATGTGTGCCGGAGACCACCAAGCTTCAGCAAAGAGAGAGGTCTGAGTTTGCAGTGAAGGAACTTGGTGCTGACCCTGCCAGTCTGAAGGCTTTGAATGTTAAAAATGGTACAAACCGTCCTCCCATTGAACCGTTCCTTCTCCCTGACATGACTCTCCATCCACTGGGTCAGCGTACCAGGAGTCGTCCTCCtacaaaaacaggaaaaatgagGAAGATGTTTGGCTGGGGTGACTTCCATTGCAATGTAAGAACTGCTTCCATGGACCTGCTAATTAAGGGGAAGATTGTTGATCACGGAAATGGTACGTTCAGCGTTAACTTCCTGTGCAACACTAGCGGACAGGGCAACGTTTCTGTGGAACTGGCCCCGCCCACTAAAATAGTAGAGTTTGGTTTGACCCAAGAGCTTACAGAGAAATCGGTGGAGTCCAAGCTATTCAACTGCAGAATTGAGTCAGAGAAGGTGGAGCAAAGCAGTAGGGGCCCATGGTGCAGAAACAACCCTTCAAAAAGCTGTGAAAGCCAGCAGACTCACAGCCACATCTCATGGCTCTGTGCCAAACCATTCAAAGTCATCTGCGTCTACGTCTCTTTCTACAGCATGGACTACAAGCTTCTGCAGAAAGTCTGCCCAGACTACAACTATCACAGTGACGCTCCTTACTTTCCTTCCGGATGA
- the ica1 gene encoding islet cell autoantigen 1 — MDGGNYGFPREYFDRFVQSQDSSVVNKFQQKYWKTKQTLIKVTGKKEDEHVVASDADLDAKLEVFHSVQRTCMELLKVIEQYQRRICFLSQEENELGRFLRSQGSQDKSRAGKIMQATGKALCFSSQQRLALRVPLCRLYQEVETFRYRAISDTWLTVNRMEQARTEYRGALLWMKDVSQELDPDTHKQMEKFRKVQAQVRLTKTSFDKLKNDVCQKVDLLGASRCNLLSHVLTNYQTTLLHFWEKTSHTMAAIHESFKGCQPSDLSTLKMLQSKGSDQGAKKRVKKKNRAKTEEGETSAITEDVLISVDEEDLNKEASQSGPEEALSGSGQEKDNLSLLSEILGSSSLEEEGDFSREWREVFGEDECVESGSTSGTAGLADVQLEEEKGSFFLPSRLLDENFHNLQSAVSGWATGNPQSTGGLTEQPTGANQISSKPKARDTPGTIKDRSAWFNLFADLDPLTNPDAVGRTDKEHELNTA, encoded by the exons ATGGACGGAGGAAACTA TGGGTTCCCCCGCGAGTACTTCGACCGCTTTGTCCAAAGCCAGGACTCATCTGTGGTGAACAAGTTCCAGCAGAAGTACTGGAAAACCAAACAGACGCTCATCAAAGTGACAGGGAAGAAAGAAGACGAGCATGTTGTTGCTTCAGACGCAGACCTGGATGCCAAACTTGAG GTGTTCCACTCGGTGCAGAGGACGTGCATGGAGCTCCTCAAAGTCATCGAACAGTACCAGAGAAGAATATGTT TTTTGTCTCAGGAGGAGAATGAGCTGGGCCGCTTCCTGCGCTCTCAGGGGTCCCAGGACAAAAGCCGTGCAGGAAAGATAATGCAGGCCACGGGAAAAGCCCTTTGCTTCTCTTCTCAGCAAAG GCTGGCGTTGCGTGTCCCACTGTGCCGCCTGTATCAGGAGGTGGAGACTTTTCGCTACAGGGCCATCTCCGACACGTGGCTGACCGTGAACAGGATGGAACAGGCCAGGACGGAGTATCGGGGGGCACTGTTGTGGATGAAGGACGTGTCTCAGGAGCTGGaccctgacacacacaaacagatggAGAAGTTCCGTAAG GTTCAGGCGCAGGTGCGTCTCACCAAGACGAGCTTTGACAAGCTGAAGAACGATGTTTGTCAGAAGGTGGATTTACTGGGAGCCAGCCGATGTAACCTGCTCTCTCACGTTCTTACAAACTATCAG ACCACGCTCTTACATTTCTGGGAGAAAACGTCTCACACCATGGCCGCCATCCACGAGAGCTTCAAAGGCTGCCAGCCGAGCGATCTCTCGACGCTTAAG ATGCTGCAGAGCAAAGGATCCGATCAGGGAGCAAAGAAAAGGGTGAAGAAGAAAAACAGGGCAAAAACAGAGGAAGGGGAAACGAGTGCAATCACAGAAGATGT acTGATTTCAGTAGATGAAGAGGATCTAAACAAGGAGGCAAGTCAGTCAG GCCCAGAGGAGGCACTGTCCGGCAGCGGTCAGGAAAAGGACAACCTGAGCCTGCTGAGCGAGATCTTGGGCTCCAGCTCACTGGAGGAGGAGGGTGATTTCTCGCGGGAGTGGAGAGAGGTATTTGGGGAAGACGAGTGTGTGGAGAGTGGTAGCACCAGCGGCACAGCAGGACTTGCAGATGTCcagctggaggaggagaagggttCATTCTTTCTCCCATCACGCCTGCTGGACGAGAACTTCCACAACCTGCAGTCTGCAGTCTCAG GCTGGGCTACAGGTAACCCACAGAGCACAGGAGGGCTAACCGAACAACCCACTGGAGCCAATCAGATCTCTTCTAAACCAAAGGCACGAG ATACCCCCGGAACAATAAAGGATCGCTCGGCGTGGTTCAACCTCTTTGCTGACTTGGATCCTCTGACCAATCCAGATGCAGTGGGAAGAACAGACAAGGAGCACGAGCTGAACACAGCATAA